Part of the Candidatus Angelobacter sp. genome is shown below.
AGGAATCTTGCGAACTGCTTAATGTACCAAAGGTCGATCTCCGCCACTTTATCCATCATGTCCTGTTTGTTGCGATGATGCGTGAGGTAGTGGTGGCCTTCCGCGATGCCGATCTCGGTGAAAGGACGGTTGCTTCCCTCGTTGGCAAGCAGGAACGTGGCAATGCGCGTGGAATCGGTCTGGAATGCCAGAATCATCATGTCAAACATGATCTGGATGTATTCGTCGAAGTGTGCGGGAATCCCTGCCGGCGTTTCAACGGCCGGATCCGGCGCCGCGTCAAATTGTTCCGTTTTGCTGATGCGCTGCTCAATCTCCCGCACGCTGCTCAAATATTCTTCGAGTTTTTGTTTGTCGCGCGAGGTGAGCTGCCGTTGCAGATCTCGGGCGTCATCCAGCACAAAATCCAGAATCGACCGCTGCTCCTTCTGCCTGCGCAGCAAACTTTCCCTGCGCTCGCCGTGCGATCCGCCGCCGAAAAGCCGCTCGAACAAGAGGCGCGGATTTGGCTCGGGCGCCACCGGCTGGGTGGGCGAACGCCAGGCGAGGTTGTATTGATAAGCGCACGAATATCCGGAATCGCAGTTGCCGGATTTCCGCACTGCATCGCAGGTCAGTTCCACCGAAGGGAATCGCGTCAGGTGGCCCACCTGGTTGGCCACGACCTGGTCAATGGAGATGCCGGCATGGATGTCCGCTCCTGCCGTTTTCTTGACGCGAACTCCCGTGAGAAACGTTCCGCTGGCGCGGGCGTGGTCACCGGCGCCGTCCGGTCCGGGAGTGGCGTTGACGTGGTCCAGGCCTCCGAGGACCTGAATCTGATGCTTCACGGGAGCCAGCGGCTGCATGGTGCGGGCGAGCTCGAAGCCACTCCCTTCCCCGGTTGGCCA
Proteins encoded:
- a CDS encoding DUF1552 domain-containing protein → MKTVHSLNQTLAAQRYMALTRRRFLRGLGACLALPALESLRPARLLAADAKTGGDLATSAISAPRRMAFVYFPNGAIQSSWWPTGEGSGFELARTMQPLAPVKHQIQVLGGLDHVNATPGPDGAGDHARASGTFLTGVRVKKTAGADIHAGISIDQVVANQVGHLTRFPSVELTCDAVRKSGNCDSGYSCAYQYNLAWRSPTQPVAPEPNPRLLFERLFGGGSHGERRESLLRRQKEQRSILDFVLDDARDLQRQLTSRDKQKLEEYLSSVREIEQRISKTEQFDAAPDPAVETPAGIPAHFDEYIQIMFDMMILAFQTDSTRIATFLLANEGSNRPFTEIGIAEGHHYLTHHRNKQDMMDKVAEIDLWYIKQFARFLQKMEQTKDIDGKPLLHNSMIVYGSGNADGNRHTHVNLPVILAGAGGGTLNTGRFVKFSSTPMSNLLLSLADRMGASGVERLGDSTGRISGI